From Nitrospirota bacterium, the proteins below share one genomic window:
- a CDS encoding type II toxin-antitoxin system RelE/ParE family toxin: MSYGLEFSEAVYAKLEDLGASDAKRLRQVFLKILSLRRSPRPPDSEQLSHFTYRGLAGFRATQGEYRIIYAIDEKSKIVKIARILHRDRDYRELDQL, from the coding sequence GTGAGCTACGGACTGGAGTTCTCTGAAGCGGTCTATGCCAAGCTGGAAGACCTGGGTGCCAGCGATGCCAAACGGCTCCGACAGGTCTTCCTGAAGATCCTGAGTCTCCGCCGTTCACCACGTCCTCCCGACTCCGAACAACTGAGCCACTTCACCTACCGGGGCCTGGCCGGCTTCCGTGCCACCCAAGGCGAATACCGGATCATCTACGCGATCGACGAGAAGTCCAAGATCGTCAAAATTGCCCGGATTCTCCACCGCGACCGCGACTACCGCGAGCTCGACCAACTGTAA
- a CDS encoding IS3 family transposase, producing the protein MAVRAEIQQIALAHRRRYGYRRITAERRRRGLLVNHKRVARLMREDNLLAIQPKAFVVTTDARHDFEVYLNLASRLTLTGIAFPRMARLPSSINQPAAGKPAPLEAQADSVTIMQKV; encoded by the coding sequence ATGGCCGTACGGGCCGAGATCCAGCAGATCGCGCTGGCGCATCGGCGACGGTATGGGTATCGGCGGATTACGGCTGAGCGGCGGCGGCGGGGCCTGCTGGTCAATCACAAGCGGGTGGCCCGGCTCATGCGAGAAGACAATCTGTTAGCCATCCAGCCCAAGGCCTTTGTGGTCACGACGGACGCCCGCCACGACTTCGAGGTCTATCTCAATCTGGCCAGCCGGCTGACGCTGACCGGGATCGCCTTCCCCCGCATGGCCCGCCTGCCGAGCAGCATCAACCAGCCGGCTGCCGGAAAACCGGCCCCACTCGAAGCCCAGGCTGATTCCGTGACCATCATGCAAAAGGTTTGA
- a CDS encoding PilZ domain-containing protein, which produces MELRQSPRFAADLPVSFAAHEFEGLQQGTTYNLSMGGCAVESPVSVEVGTHVALYIHAPGEATPIAIELAAVRRAMRREFAVQFITIQDGERRRLASLIQTLVKPFA; this is translated from the coding sequence ATGGAGTTGCGCCAGTCCCCCCGATTTGCCGCGGATCTGCCCGTGTCGTTTGCGGCCCACGAATTCGAGGGGCTCCAGCAGGGGACGACCTACAACCTCTCAATGGGCGGCTGTGCGGTGGAGAGCCCCGTCTCCGTCGAGGTCGGAACGCACGTGGCCCTCTACATCCACGCGCCGGGTGAGGCGACGCCGATCGCGATCGAGTTGGCGGCGGTCCGGCGGGCCATGCGGCGGGAGTTTGCCGTGCAATTCATCACGATCCAGGACGGCGAGCGACGGCGGCTGGCCTCCCTCATCCAGACTCTGGTCAAACCTTTTGCATGA